A section of the Telopea speciosissima isolate NSW1024214 ecotype Mountain lineage chromosome 3, Tspe_v1, whole genome shotgun sequence genome encodes:
- the LOC122657007 gene encoding protein LOW PSII ACCUMULATION 1, chloroplastic, with the protein MRGLALTPCGLVFRVPLVSMAAVAHLSCVIACPSFHQNGSLLSRQIPIHRNSTTSVHRTYRILHKSTSIIIVRSAANDSSSPEISSTAKIRSEVLSPFRTLRMFFYLAFIASSGLGGLIATTQLIAALTKAAEVSEIVKGLGIDIGALSIFAFLYSRENSAKNAQLARLSREESLSNLKLRVDQKKVISVSSLRGIARLVILAGPASFITESFRLSEPFTERLLDRGVLVVPFAMDGDVPRFEFEESEELKGLTTKRKRLWQLVPLYVSEWSKWLDEQKKLAKVSIESPVYISLRMDGRVRGSGIGYPPWNAFVAQLPPVKGLWSGVLDGMDGRVL; encoded by the exons ATGAGGGGGTTGGCCTTGACGCCTTGTGGTTTGGTTTTCAGAGTCCCTCTCGTTTCTATGGCTGCCGTGGCGCACCTCTCCTGCGTCATTGCCTGCCCTTCCTTTCATCAAAATGGCTCCTTGCTTTCCCGCCAAATTCCCATTCACAGAAACTCCACCACTTCTGTCCACAGAACTTATCGGATCCTCCACAAAAGCACCTCCATCATCATCGTTCGCTCTGCTGCCAACGACTCCTCTTCGCCCGAAATCAG TTCTACAGCCAAGATACGGAGTGAAGTTCTGTCTCCCTTCCGCACACTTCGTATGTTCTTCTATCTGGCTTTCATTGCTAGCAGTGGCCTGGGAGGATTAATAGCCACAACACAATTGATTGCTGCACTGACAAAAGCAGCAGAAGTCTCTGAGATCGTGAAGGGTCTTGGCATAGATATTGGGGCCTTGTCTATCTTCGCATTTCTTTACTCTAGGGAGAATAGTGCTAAAAATGCACAACTAGCGAGGCTTTCAAGAGAGGAAAGCCTTTCAAATCTTAAGTTGCGAGTagatcaaaagaaggttatttCTGTCAGTTCTTTGCGAGGAATTGCCCGTCTTGTAATCCTTGCTGGTCCTGCATCCTTCATTACAGAGTCCTTCAGACTTAGTGAACCTTTCACTGAGAGGCTTCTTGATCGAGGGGTACTTGTGGTGCCTTTTGCTATGGATGGGGATGTACCCagatttgaatttgaggagagtgAGGAGTTGAAGGGGTTGACCACTAAAAGGAAGAGACTCTGGCAGCTGGTTCCTCTTTATGTTTCTGAGTGGTCCAA GTGGTTAGATGAACAGAAGAAACTGGCTAAGGTCTCAATTGAATCTCCTGT GTACATATCTCTACGAATGGATGGTCGTGTCCGTGGGAGTGGCATTGGTTATCCTCCCTGGAATGCTTTTGTTGCACAATTACCACCGGTAAAGGGACTTTGGTCAGGTGTACTGGATGGCATGGATGGAAGAGTTCTTTAG